In Pontibacillus yanchengensis, the following are encoded in one genomic region:
- the mtrB gene encoding trp RNA-binding attenuation protein MtrB, which yields MSNGKSGDFFVIKALQDGVNVIGLTRGTDTRFHHSEKLDTGEVMIAQFTEHTSAVKVRGKAMIQTSHGEMYTDEAE from the coding sequence ATGAGTAATGGAAAAAGTGGAGATTTTTTCGTGATAAAGGCTCTTCAAGATGGGGTGAATGTCATTGGTTTGACAAGAGGAACTGACACAAGGTTTCATCACTCAGAGAAACTAGATACTGGAGAAGTAATGATTGCTCAATTTACTGAGCATACTTCTGCAGTTAAGGTCAGGGGCAAAGCAATGATACAGACAAGTCACGGGGAAATGTACACAGATGAGGCAGAGTGA
- the der gene encoding ribosome biogenesis GTPase Der translates to MRKSTVAVVGRPNVGKSTIFNRLVGERISIVEDTPGVTRDRIYAEAEWLNTNFNIIDTGGIELGDEPLLVQMRAQAEVAINESDVIIFMVNGREGITGADEEVAKLLYKSNKPVVLAVNKVDNPDMRDQIYEFYSLGFGEPFPISGTHGLGLGDMLDEVVHHFPELAIPDEEDDTIRFSLIGRPNVGKSSLVNTILGEERVIVSEMEGTTRDAIDTSFSKDDRDYVIIDTAGMRKRGKVYETLEKYSVMRALKAIERSDVVLVVLDAETGIIEQDKKIAGYAHDAGRAIVIVVNKWDAIDRDEKTMKEFEDKVRQQFQFLDYAPIVYLSAKTKKRIHTLVPNILQASENHTKRVQSSILNEVIMDALAMKPVPSLKGKKLRIFYATQVAVAPPTFVVFVNNPDLLHFSYERFLENRIREAFGFEGTPIKIYARQRK, encoded by the coding sequence ATGCGTAAATCAACAGTAGCAGTCGTAGGACGTCCAAACGTCGGAAAGTCAACTATATTCAATAGACTCGTTGGTGAAAGAATCTCTATTGTAGAAGATACACCAGGAGTTACCAGGGACCGTATTTATGCAGAAGCTGAATGGCTGAATACAAATTTCAACATCATTGATACAGGTGGAATTGAGCTTGGGGATGAGCCATTACTCGTGCAAATGCGTGCTCAAGCAGAAGTAGCTATTAATGAATCTGATGTCATTATTTTTATGGTTAATGGTCGAGAAGGCATAACAGGAGCAGATGAGGAAGTAGCCAAACTCCTTTATAAATCAAATAAGCCGGTCGTATTGGCAGTTAATAAAGTAGACAATCCAGATATGCGCGACCAGATATATGAATTTTATTCTTTAGGCTTTGGTGAACCATTCCCGATTTCTGGGACACATGGATTAGGTTTAGGTGATATGTTAGATGAAGTTGTTCACCACTTCCCAGAATTGGCTATTCCAGATGAAGAAGATGATACCATTCGTTTTAGCTTAATAGGTAGACCGAATGTCGGTAAGTCCTCGTTAGTTAATACGATTTTAGGAGAAGAACGGGTGATCGTTAGTGAAATGGAAGGTACGACTAGAGATGCCATCGATACATCATTTTCAAAAGATGATCGCGATTACGTTATCATTGACACAGCTGGAATGAGAAAACGTGGTAAAGTATATGAAACATTAGAGAAATATAGTGTGATGAGAGCATTAAAAGCGATTGAACGTTCCGATGTCGTATTAGTTGTGTTAGATGCTGAAACGGGAATCATTGAACAGGACAAGAAGATCGCAGGGTATGCCCATGATGCAGGAAGAGCCATTGTCATCGTTGTAAATAAATGGGATGCTATTGATCGAGATGAGAAAACCATGAAAGAATTTGAAGACAAAGTTCGTCAGCAATTTCAATTTTTGGATTATGCACCAATCGTCTATCTTTCTGCTAAAACGAAAAAACGTATTCATACATTAGTACCAAATATTTTACAAGCAAGTGAAAATCATACTAAGCGTGTTCAGTCTAGTATTCTAAACGAAGTGATTATGGATGCGTTAGCGATGAAACCAGTTCCTTCTCTAAAAGGGAAGAAGCTAAGAATATTTTATGCTACACAAGTAGCAGTAGCCCCTCCTACTTTTGTGGTGTTTGTCAACAATCCAGACTTATTACACTTTTCATATGAACGCTTTTTAGAGAATCGAATTCGAGAAGCTTTTGGCTTTGAAGGGACTCCGATAAAAATTTACGCTCGTCAGCGAAAGTAA
- a CDS encoding CheR family methyltransferase, with protein sequence MSMDYQTFIQQVNRRTGIDLSLYKEAQMKRRLTTLRDKRGFPTFDEYFKALIKDQQLYFEFLDRMTINVSEFYRNYKRWEVLEKTILPSLVKGKNKIKVWSAACSTGEEPYTLAMVLSQFFSLSDIKVLATDIDENSMQRAREGVYPERSLKEVPPSIKKKYFKQEGQFYHVTNDIKQTVTFKKHNLLADAYEQHFDLIICRNVLIYFTEQAKMEVYQKFSDSLKPNGILFVGSTEQIFTPQHYHLEVADTFFYQKKLV encoded by the coding sequence ATGAGCATGGATTATCAAACATTTATTCAGCAAGTAAATCGAAGAACTGGGATTGATTTATCCCTGTATAAAGAAGCTCAGATGAAGAGAAGATTAACAACATTACGAGATAAAAGAGGTTTCCCTACATTTGATGAATATTTTAAAGCATTAATCAAAGACCAACAGTTGTATTTTGAATTTTTAGATCGGATGACCATTAATGTTTCTGAATTTTATCGAAATTATAAGAGGTGGGAAGTACTAGAGAAAACGATTCTCCCTTCCTTAGTAAAAGGTAAAAATAAAATAAAGGTATGGAGTGCTGCCTGTTCTACTGGTGAAGAACCATACACGCTTGCAATGGTACTAAGTCAATTTTTTTCGTTATCTGACATTAAAGTTCTTGCTACGGATATTGACGAGAATTCAATGCAACGAGCACGTGAAGGTGTCTATCCTGAACGTTCTTTAAAAGAAGTTCCTCCTTCTATAAAAAAGAAATACTTTAAACAAGAAGGCCAATTTTATCATGTAACGAATGATATTAAACAAACCGTTACATTTAAAAAACATAACCTACTGGCGGACGCATATGAACAACATTTCGATCTTATTATTTGTCGCAATGTTTTAATCTACTTTACAGAGCAAGCAAAAATGGAGGTCTACCAAAAATTTAGTGACTCCTTAAAACCGAATGGAATTCTCTTTGTCGGAAGTACCGAACAAATATTCACCCCTCAACATTATCATCTAGAAGTGGCAGACACATTTTTTTATCAGAAAAAACTTGTCTAA
- a CDS encoding stage VI sporulation protein F, whose product MSGFQKKAFDHLQKKANISSDEIFKVADSMKNADFKDEKTVRNLVKQLSKMAGKPVSKEKEDKIVKAIVENNMDMNQLNQMFKK is encoded by the coding sequence GTGAGCGGATTTCAAAAAAAAGCGTTTGATCATCTACAAAAAAAAGCAAATATTTCATCAGATGAAATCTTTAAAGTGGCTGATTCAATGAAGAATGCCGATTTTAAAGATGAGAAAACGGTTCGTAATCTTGTAAAACAACTCTCTAAAATGGCTGGGAAACCTGTTTCTAAAGAAAAAGAAGATAAAATTGTAAAAGCCATTGTAGAAAATAATATGGACATGAATCAATTAAATCAAATGTTTAAAAAATAA
- the spoIVA gene encoding stage IV sporulation protein A produces the protein MERVDIFKDISKRTDGDIYLGVVGAVRTGKSTFIKKFMELVVLPNIQDEGERARAQDELPQSAAGRTIMTTEPKFVPNQAVQVHVDEGLDVNFRVVDCVGYTVNGAKGYEDENGPRMIHTPWYEEPIPFHDAAEIGTRKVITEHSTIGVVVTTDGTIGEIPRHDYVEAEERVVEELQEVGKPYIMIINSVRPHSQETELLRQELQEKYDIPVIAMSVESMRENDVYNVLREALYEFPVLEVNVNLPSWVMVLKEGHWLRKNYQEAIQDTVKDIKRLRDVDRVVGQFSEYDYIDRAQLAGMEMGEGVAEIDLNAPDYLYDQVLKEIVGEEIRGKDHLLQLMQDFAHAKREYDQVSEALQMVKQTGYGIAAPALEDMFLDEPEIIRQGSRFGVRLKAVAPSIHMVKVDVESEFAPIIGTEKQSEELVRYLMQDFEEDPLSIWNSDIFGRSLSSIVREGISAKLSLMPENARYKLKDTLERIINEGSGGLIAIIL, from the coding sequence TTGGAAAGAGTAGATATTTTCAAAGATATCTCAAAACGAACTGATGGAGATATTTATTTAGGTGTAGTAGGAGCGGTTCGAACAGGTAAATCCACATTTATTAAAAAGTTTATGGAGCTAGTTGTGCTTCCAAATATCCAGGATGAAGGCGAAAGAGCACGAGCGCAAGATGAACTCCCGCAGAGCGCAGCAGGAAGAACAATCATGACTACAGAACCAAAATTTGTACCTAATCAAGCAGTGCAAGTTCATGTAGATGAAGGTCTAGATGTGAATTTCCGAGTTGTGGATTGCGTAGGATATACGGTAAATGGTGCAAAAGGGTATGAGGACGAGAATGGTCCAAGAATGATTCATACACCTTGGTATGAAGAGCCAATCCCTTTTCATGATGCAGCAGAGATTGGTACTCGTAAAGTAATTACAGAGCATTCCACTATTGGTGTAGTCGTTACGACAGATGGAACCATTGGTGAGATTCCAAGACATGATTATGTAGAAGCTGAAGAGCGAGTTGTTGAAGAATTACAAGAGGTAGGCAAGCCTTATATTATGATCATAAACTCTGTACGACCTCATAGTCAGGAAACAGAGTTGCTGAGACAGGAGCTACAGGAAAAATACGATATCCCTGTTATTGCTATGAGCGTAGAGAGTATGCGTGAAAATGATGTATATAATGTTTTGCGTGAAGCCCTTTATGAATTTCCTGTGCTTGAGGTTAACGTGAATTTACCAAGCTGGGTAATGGTGCTTAAAGAGGGACATTGGCTTCGTAAAAACTACCAAGAGGCTATTCAAGATACTGTAAAAGATATTAAAAGGCTAAGAGATGTTGATCGTGTAGTTGGTCAGTTCTCTGAGTATGATTACATTGATCGGGCACAGTTAGCTGGAATGGAAATGGGTGAAGGAGTAGCTGAAATTGACTTGAATGCACCAGATTATCTTTACGATCAAGTATTGAAAGAAATTGTGGGAGAAGAGATTCGTGGTAAAGATCACTTGCTACAATTAATGCAAGATTTTGCCCATGCTAAGCGAGAATATGACCAGGTATCTGAAGCTTTACAAATGGTGAAACAAACCGGATACGGAATTGCAGCTCCTGCTCTAGAAGATATGTTCCTGGATGAACCAGAAATCATTCGCCAAGGTTCACGTTTTGGTGTAAGGCTAAAGGCAGTAGCCCCATCTATTCATATGGTAAAGGTAGATGTAGAATCTGAATTCGCACCTATTATAGGAACTGAAAAGCAAAGTGAAGAACTAGTACGATATCTTATGCAAGACTTTGAAGAGGATCCGCTTTCTATTTGGAACTCAGACATATTTGGTCGTTCTTTAAGCTCTATCGTTCGTGAAGGAATTAGTGCAAAATTATCATTGATGCCTGAAAATGCTAGATACAAGTTGAAAGATACATTAGAACGTATCATTAATGAAGGTAGTGGCGGATTGATCGCAATCATTTTATAA
- the ndk gene encoding nucleoside-diphosphate kinase, with product MEKTFIMVKPDGVQRNLVGDIVSRFEKKGFKLAGAKLMQIPNALAEEHYGEHKEKPFFGELVEFITSGPVFAMVWEGENVIATARQMMGQTKPSEALPGTIRGDFGLTVGKNVVHGSDSPESAEREINLFFNQDELVSYEKNDHNWIY from the coding sequence ATGGAAAAAACGTTTATTATGGTAAAACCTGATGGAGTGCAACGCAATTTAGTAGGAGACATTGTTTCCCGTTTTGAGAAAAAAGGCTTTAAGTTAGCAGGTGCTAAACTAATGCAAATCCCAAATGCTCTAGCAGAAGAACATTATGGGGAACACAAAGAGAAACCTTTCTTTGGTGAGTTAGTAGAATTTATTACATCTGGACCAGTATTTGCAATGGTGTGGGAAGGCGAAAATGTAATCGCTACCGCGCGTCAGATGATGGGACAAACAAAACCTTCTGAGGCATTACCTGGAACAATAAGAGGAGATTTTGGCCTTACAGTAGGGAAGAACGTAGTACATGGCTCTGATTCCCCTGAAAGCGCAGAACGTGAGATTAATCTTTTCTTTAATCAAGATGAATTAGTAAGCTATGAAAAAAATGACCACAATTGGATTTACTAA
- a CDS encoding HU family DNA-binding protein, with the protein MNKTDLINAVAEKSDLSKKDATQAVDAVFESISDSLQNGDKVQLIGFGNFEVRERAARKGRNPQTGEEIEISASKVPAFKPGKALKDAVK; encoded by the coding sequence ATGAACAAGACTGATCTAATCAATGCAGTTGCAGAGAAAAGTGATCTTTCTAAAAAAGATGCTACACAAGCTGTGGACGCAGTATTTGAATCTATCTCTGATTCACTACAAAACGGTGATAAAGTACAACTAATTGGTTTCGGGAACTTTGAAGTACGTGAACGTGCAGCACGTAAAGGTCGTAACCCACAAACAGGTGAGGAAATCGAAATTTCTGCTAGCAAGGTTCCTGCATTTAAACCAGGTAAAGCCCTTAAAGATGCTGTAAAATAA
- a CDS encoding DUF2768 domain-containing protein, translated as MSRGMLNMYISFAGIIFMFLAIGLILLSRYKLSGILSGITAFLAYIFLMLGGIIIFYIVFSGPTS; from the coding sequence ATGTCTAGAGGAATGTTAAACATGTATATTTCTTTTGCCGGCATCATTTTTATGTTTCTTGCTATAGGATTGATTTTATTAAGTCGATATAAGTTATCCGGAATACTTAGTGGGATTACAGCTTTTCTTGCTTACATATTTTTGATGCTGGGTGGTATCATTATTTTCTACATTGTATTTAGTGGTCCTACATCTTAA
- a CDS encoding NAD(P)H-dependent glycerol-3-phosphate dehydrogenase: MAKVAVLGAGSWGTALSIVLADNNHDVRLWTHREDQANEINRTHKNERYLKEATIPTTLKAYSELESALEDVTAVVLVVPTKAIREVCQKVTKALTRKITIIHATKGIDPDSLKRVSEMIQEEMPPEHYEDVVVLSGPSHAEEVGLRQPTTVTVSSQTIKEAEVAQDLFINENFRVYTNPDVVGVELGGALKNIIALGAGISDGLGYGDNAKSALITRGLAEIARLGTSMGANPLTFAGLTGVGDLIVTCTSQHSRNWRAGNMLGKGYALDDVLDHMGMVVEGVRTTNAAYKLSKQQQVEMPITAGIEQLLFRGAHPKDVVDQLMTRGRRHEMEDLADILGNQFSS; this comes from the coding sequence ATGGCTAAAGTAGCAGTTTTAGGTGCTGGTAGTTGGGGAACAGCTCTATCGATTGTGTTAGCTGATAACAACCATGATGTTCGTCTGTGGACTCATCGAGAAGACCAAGCAAATGAAATCAACCGTACTCATAAAAATGAACGTTATTTAAAAGAAGCTACCATTCCAACAACATTAAAAGCATATTCGGAATTGGAAAGCGCTCTGGAAGATGTGACGGCGGTTGTTCTCGTAGTTCCAACCAAAGCAATACGAGAGGTCTGTCAAAAAGTAACAAAGGCATTAACACGGAAAATAACGATTATTCATGCAACAAAAGGGATTGACCCTGATTCTTTAAAAAGAGTCTCGGAAATGATTCAAGAAGAAATGCCACCGGAACATTATGAAGATGTTGTCGTTCTTAGCGGCCCAAGTCATGCAGAGGAAGTAGGATTACGTCAACCCACAACAGTCACCGTCTCCTCTCAAACGATAAAAGAAGCAGAAGTGGCACAAGATTTATTTATAAATGAGAATTTCCGAGTTTATACCAACCCTGATGTGGTAGGAGTTGAACTCGGAGGTGCTTTAAAAAATATTATTGCCTTAGGAGCTGGAATTTCTGATGGACTTGGGTATGGAGACAATGCGAAATCTGCTCTCATAACAAGAGGTTTAGCTGAAATTGCTCGTCTGGGTACATCCATGGGCGCCAATCCACTTACATTCGCAGGATTAACAGGGGTTGGGGATCTAATTGTAACTTGTACTAGTCAACACAGTCGAAACTGGCGTGCTGGTAATATGTTAGGCAAAGGATATGCCTTAGATGATGTACTTGATCATATGGGAATGGTTGTGGAAGGTGTACGCACAACAAACGCAGCCTATAAGCTTTCTAAACAGCAACAAGTTGAGATGCCAATAACTGCTGGGATTGAACAGCTATTATTCCGTGGTGCTCACCCTAAAGACGTGGTTGATCAGTTAATGACTAGAGGTCGTCGTCATGAGATGGAAGACTTGGCAGATATCTTAGGGAATCAATTTTCTTCATAA
- a CDS encoding demethylmenaquinone methyltransferase encodes MAQQTKSERVHHVFEKIYNRYDLMNSIISFQRHKAWRKDVMKKMQVHPGDQALDVCCGTGDWTIALSEEVGNKGRVIGLDFSQNMLSVGRKKKQELTLKNTEFIHGDAMNLPFEDNEFDFVTIGFGLRNVPDYMTVLQEMTRVVKPGGKVVCLETSQPTAPGFRQAYYFYFRYIMPVFGRLFAKSYDEYAWLHESAKDFPGREELRKMFEDAGLNPVEVKSYTGGVAAMHMGEKPKQ; translated from the coding sequence ATGGCTCAACAAACAAAATCTGAACGTGTACATCACGTTTTTGAGAAAATATATAATCGATATGATTTGATGAATTCCATTATATCCTTTCAAAGACACAAAGCTTGGCGAAAAGACGTAATGAAAAAAATGCAAGTACATCCAGGTGACCAAGCCCTTGATGTATGCTGTGGAACTGGGGACTGGACCATTGCTCTATCAGAAGAAGTAGGGAATAAGGGTAGAGTGATAGGGCTTGATTTTAGCCAGAATATGTTGTCTGTTGGTCGTAAAAAGAAACAAGAACTGACACTTAAAAATACAGAATTCATCCATGGTGATGCGATGAATTTACCGTTTGAGGATAATGAATTTGATTTTGTTACCATAGGTTTTGGATTACGCAACGTACCGGACTATATGACTGTTCTTCAGGAAATGACTAGAGTAGTTAAACCAGGTGGTAAGGTTGTATGTCTGGAAACCTCTCAACCAACTGCACCAGGGTTCAGACAAGCCTATTATTTCTATTTTCGTTATATCATGCCTGTTTTCGGACGTCTTTTTGCTAAAAGCTATGATGAATACGCATGGCTCCATGAGTCAGCCAAAGACTTTCCAGGTAGGGAAGAATTGCGTAAGATGTTTGAAGACGCAGGATTGAATCCTGTGGAAGTTAAAAGCTATACAGGTGGAGTAGCAGCAATGCATATGGGTGAAAAGCCAAAACAATAA
- the aroC gene encoding chorismate synthase, which translates to MRYLTAGESHGKQLTTIIEGLPARMPFVKDTINESLIRRQGGYGRGRRMQIEKDLIEVTGGVRHGYTLGSPVSLVLHNDDFTHWRNIMGEDPIPEDEEVRRTISRPRPGHADLNGALKYGHRDMRNVLERSSARETAARVAAGSVAKQLLSSLGINIIGYVNTIGGITAEYDADLSLKERQEQSEESPVRTLDKEAEKTMMEAIDKAKKDGDSIGGIVEVMVEGMPAGVGSYVHYDRKLDARIGGSIMSINAFKGAEVGVGFGAAHLNGSEVHDEIAWSEEKGYYRKTNNLGGFEGGMTTGMPIIVKGVMKPIPTLYKPLQSVDIDSKEPFKASIERSDSCAVPAAAIVMEHVVAWELAKAITEQFPSDQFPKLKESIDQYREEIRCF; encoded by the coding sequence ATGCGCTATTTAACTGCTGGAGAATCACATGGAAAACAACTGACAACCATTATAGAAGGACTTCCTGCGAGAATGCCTTTTGTTAAAGATACAATTAATGAGTCTTTAATTAGAAGACAAGGTGGATATGGAAGAGGACGCCGTATGCAAATTGAAAAGGATTTAATAGAAGTGACAGGCGGTGTTCGTCATGGGTACACATTAGGTTCACCTGTTTCGTTAGTACTGCACAACGATGATTTCACACATTGGAGAAACATTATGGGGGAAGACCCTATTCCAGAGGATGAGGAAGTGCGTCGTACTATTAGCCGTCCTAGACCGGGCCACGCAGATTTAAATGGTGCTCTTAAATATGGTCATCGTGATATGCGGAATGTTTTAGAGCGTTCCTCTGCAAGAGAAACTGCTGCAAGAGTTGCTGCTGGATCGGTAGCTAAACAATTACTTTCATCATTAGGCATAAATATTATAGGGTACGTAAATACAATAGGTGGCATTACAGCAGAGTATGATGCTGATTTGTCATTGAAAGAACGTCAGGAACAATCAGAAGAATCACCAGTACGTACGTTAGACAAAGAGGCAGAAAAAACGATGATGGAAGCTATTGATAAAGCTAAGAAAGATGGAGATTCAATTGGTGGAATTGTTGAGGTGATGGTAGAAGGTATGCCAGCTGGAGTAGGCTCGTATGTACACTATGATCGTAAACTAGATGCTAGAATTGGTGGAAGTATCATGAGCATTAACGCCTTCAAAGGAGCGGAAGTAGGAGTAGGATTCGGAGCTGCTCACCTTAATGGAAGTGAAGTTCATGATGAAATAGCGTGGAGTGAAGAAAAAGGGTACTATCGAAAAACGAATAATTTAGGTGGATTTGAAGGTGGAATGACAACTGGTATGCCTATCATCGTGAAAGGCGTTATGAAACCTATTCCTACCTTGTACAAACCACTTCAGAGTGTAGATATTGATTCAAAAGAACCTTTTAAAGCTAGCATTGAAAGGTCTGACTCATGTGCTGTACCTGCTGCAGCCATCGTGATGGAGCACGTCGTAGCATGGGAGCTTGCAAAAGCGATAACAGAACAATTTCCTTCTGATCAATTCCCTAAGCTAAAAGAAAGTATTGATCAATATCGAGAAGAGATTAGGTGCTTCTAA
- a CDS encoding heptaprenyl diphosphate synthase component 1: protein MALNSKDLNIEEIRSSIENQIRHPYLAKFIPNPVISEDKLMFLATLMKQSELPEDKQKQYIITTMLVQIALDTHELVTTTGAHETAEVQKQRQLTVLAGDYYSGLYYYLLSKLEDLPMIQTLASTIKEINELKMNIYNQDFPTLSQVMDGLMKVESLLIQRVAEFVQKPVMNDVAGDWLLAMRLQSENKRYHKRETAPILELLMRSPFVQVNGIHAIRTMDKLIRKHMLRVEQSISHLPQNFEILKDYLQQHIYQSFYIKQRAMEEG from the coding sequence ATGGCTTTGAATAGTAAAGACTTAAATATCGAGGAAATTAGATCATCAATCGAAAATCAAATTCGACATCCTTATTTAGCCAAATTCATCCCAAATCCTGTAATAAGTGAAGATAAATTAATGTTTCTAGCAACATTGATGAAGCAATCTGAGCTACCTGAAGACAAACAAAAGCAATACATCATCACCACGATGTTAGTTCAAATTGCACTTGATACACATGAATTAGTTACAACTACAGGAGCTCATGAAACAGCTGAAGTTCAAAAACAGCGACAATTAACCGTGTTAGCAGGTGATTATTACAGTGGGTTGTATTATTATCTTTTATCTAAACTTGAAGATCTCCCTATGATTCAAACATTAGCCTCAACGATTAAGGAGATTAACGAGTTGAAGATGAACATATATAATCAAGATTTCCCGACTCTATCACAAGTAATGGATGGATTAATGAAAGTAGAATCCTTATTAATTCAACGAGTTGCTGAGTTTGTGCAGAAACCTGTTATGAACGATGTTGCGGGTGATTGGCTATTAGCAATGCGATTACAATCCGAAAACAAACGTTACCATAAAAGAGAAACGGCGCCTATTCTTGAGTTATTGATGAGGAGCCCATTTGTTCAGGTAAATGGAATACATGCTATTCGTACGATGGACAAATTAATTCGCAAGCATATGCTTCGAGTAGAACAGTCCATTTCACATCTACCACAAAATTTTGAAATCTTAAAAGATTACTTGCAACAGCATATATACCAATCATTTTATATTAAACAACGAGCAATGGAAGAAGGGTAA
- the hepT gene encoding heptaprenyl diphosphate synthase component II, translated as MKLAMIYPFLKNDIDKIEQALNQTIQAEHPVLREASTQLLEAGGKRIRPVFVLLAGKFGEYDIERMKDVAVSLELIHMASLVHDDVIDDAELRRGQPTIKAKWDNRIAMYTGDYIFARALECLSNLETAKAHRILSETIVEICIGEIEQIKDKFNWDQNLRTYLRRIRRKTAILIAVSCRLGAVAAGASLEVERALFRYGYYVGMSYQIIDDVLDFTSTEKELGKPAGSDLMQGNITLPVLYAMQQDSNLRQDYLESLENEEASSEQMQHIITRIKDTGAIKQSLAISEKYLHKAFTEIEVLPDQKEKQTLRNIAKYIGKRKS; from the coding sequence ATGAAATTAGCAATGATATATCCATTTTTGAAAAACGATATCGATAAAATTGAACAAGCATTGAATCAAACGATTCAAGCAGAACATCCAGTGCTACGGGAAGCTTCTACTCAGTTACTTGAAGCAGGTGGGAAGCGAATTCGTCCCGTGTTTGTTTTGTTAGCGGGAAAATTTGGCGAATATGATATCGAACGTATGAAAGATGTCGCGGTATCGTTAGAGTTGATTCATATGGCGTCATTGGTTCACGATGATGTTATCGACGATGCCGAATTACGAAGGGGACAACCAACAATAAAAGCTAAATGGGATAACCGTATAGCTATGTACACAGGTGATTATATTTTTGCGAGAGCTCTAGAATGCTTATCTAATTTAGAGACTGCTAAAGCCCATCGAATTCTCTCAGAAACTATTGTGGAAATATGTATCGGTGAAATTGAACAAATAAAGGATAAATTTAATTGGGATCAAAATCTTCGTACATATTTAAGGAGAATTCGTAGAAAGACGGCCATACTCATTGCAGTTAGTTGTAGACTTGGTGCTGTAGCTGCCGGTGCTTCCCTAGAAGTGGAAAGAGCTTTATTCCGTTATGGATATTATGTAGGGATGTCCTATCAAATAATTGATGATGTATTAGACTTTACTTCTACAGAAAAAGAACTGGGTAAGCCTGCTGGTAGTGATTTAATGCAAGGGAATATCACCTTGCCTGTGTTGTATGCGATGCAGCAAGACTCTAATTTAAGGCAAGATTATCTTGAATCTCTTGAAAACGAGGAAGCATCTAGTGAACAAATGCAACATATTATCACACGAATTAAAGATACCGGAGCTATAAAGCAATCCCTTGCTATTAGTGAAAAATATTTACATAAGGCTTTTACTGAAATAGAAGTATTACCTGATCAAAAAGAAAAGCAGACTTTAAGAAATATAGCGAAATATATCGGCAAACGGAAATCCTAA